A stretch of the Bacillus licheniformis DSM 13 = ATCC 14580 genome encodes the following:
- the licTE gene encoding lichenysin biosynthesis thioesterase LicTE — MNEIIKQFGAPASGMQLICFPFAGGYSASFRPLHEHLKTDFDMLAIEPPGHGTNRMALVDNLEKLADLYIAALKPRLSSQFVLFGHSMGGMVVYRLAQKLEQEGIFPAAAVISAIQPPHIQRQKVSHQKDDAFLDHLIQLGGIPKELAEHREMMNFFLPSFRADYRALETFCHTDHTPLRSPVHILNGDRDEKCMRDALGWKKWANTIDFHYFKGGHMYLLSETEQVAAKLKTIAAASRSTAVPTM; from the coding sequence ATGAACGAGATCATTAAGCAGTTTGGAGCGCCGGCAAGCGGTATGCAGTTGATCTGTTTCCCGTTTGCCGGGGGATATTCGGCATCATTCAGACCGCTTCACGAACATTTAAAAACAGATTTTGATATGCTGGCGATCGAACCGCCTGGACACGGCACAAATCGAATGGCGCTTGTCGACAATTTGGAAAAGCTCGCCGATTTGTATATAGCGGCGCTTAAGCCGCGGCTTTCCTCTCAATTCGTGCTGTTCGGCCACAGTATGGGCGGCATGGTTGTTTACAGGCTGGCGCAAAAGCTTGAACAAGAAGGGATCTTTCCGGCAGCCGCTGTGATATCAGCGATACAGCCGCCCCATATTCAGCGGCAAAAGGTGTCTCACCAAAAGGATGACGCATTTCTCGACCATCTCATTCAGCTTGGCGGAATACCCAAAGAACTGGCAGAGCACAGGGAAATGATGAACTTTTTCCTGCCTTCGTTCAGAGCGGACTACAGAGCGCTTGAGACGTTCTGCCATACCGATCATACGCCGCTTAGATCGCCTGTGCATATTCTGAACGGAGACCGCGATGAGAAATGCATGAGGGATGCGCTTGGCTGGAAAAAGTGGGCGAATACGATCGATTTCCACTATTTCAAAGGCGGACATATGTATCTTTTATCAGAAACGGAACAAGTAGCCGCCAAGTTGAAAACGATTGCCGCGGCCAGCCGCAGTACGGCTGTTCCGACAATGTAA
- the licC gene encoding lichenysin non-ribosomal peptide synthetase LicC, whose product MSQFKKEHVQDIYYLSPMQEGMLFHTLLHPGQGFYIEQISMQVKGSFQKDVLEKSMNVIIGRYDIFRTVFVHEKMKRPVQVVLKERSFQAEEIDLSGLSEAEQNERIEDYKRKDKEKGFNLSKDIPMRTAVFKKGQDRYEWVWSYHHILLDGWCFGIVVQELFEVYNALRENRPYSLGPVRPYKEYIKWLESQDKQKSLVYWEHHLAGFEGQTTFSEQRKNPEQAGNQPEELLFTLPKEDTEAFTQLAKAHHTTLSTALQAVWSVLLSRYQRSRDLIFGTVVSGRPADIQGVEHMVGLFINVVPKRATFGPQTTFTELVADLQKQALEAEPHQYVPLYEIQSHIAAPNLIDHIIVFENYPLQEANKQQKEKNLGFTMDEISVFEKSNYDLNLLASPGEEMMLKLAYNRNIFEPSFILRLKEQLLTAIREVIRDPEQPLDDICVVSKKEKERLLHEFNGQVQRKQIGLTIPQWFEQYAEALPEKPAVSAAGRTLTYRELNEKANKVAHLLRKKNVGRGEPVALLFRRSPEMVIAILAVLKAGGAYLPIDPEYPEARIQYMLEDSGAVCMLTQEELAGRAASLSFHKHTILIDDPAVSAESGRNLEIAAEPDDLAYIMYTSGTTGKPKGNLTTHANITRVVKETNYISLSEKDTLLSLSNYAFDGFTFDLYGALLNGAKLVVADQATILHIGKLTEAIQKENITVMFVTTALFNLLVDAGTGWMKGIRKVLFGGERSSVSHVKKAFAAMGPDRIIHVYGPTETTVFATFYPVNRMEDSAVSIPIGKPINETNAYILTENNRLQPIGAVGELCLSGTGVSRGYLNRPELTAEKFAPHPFNSGETMYRTGDLARWLPDGNIDFIGRIDDQVKIRGHRIELGEIEEQLMRCQGVKEAVVTARKSGNGDAALTAYVVPVQGTEVANEEVRRQLARRLPAYMVPAAYIMLEELPLTANGKVNRRLLPEADGRPNSTERRAPRNATEEKLAVIWSEVLGRQQIGIDENFFEIGGHSLKAMAVASRMLKDLAIDVPVNVLFEMPTIEGLAAYIDQGGHVDEVKKTVFNQASTRHLFAFPPVLGYGIMYGKLAEQMPEYRIHAFDFIESDDRAVRYAEAISDLQPEGPLTLIGYSAGCGLAFEVAQALEKNGRKVEKLLMIDSYMKNDVSDLEGRSIEADTAALMEANKDNEYMKIKTVADGIAKKMTAYYSYFVNLVHQGTVSSEIHLIKSEHAKPLPAWLSLWKEGTESSYDEYQGAGRHDEMLADGFVKSNADLIRQILGERAAVIGGA is encoded by the coding sequence TTGAGCCAGTTTAAAAAAGAACATGTCCAAGACATATACTATTTGTCACCGATGCAGGAAGGGATGCTGTTTCATACGCTGCTGCATCCGGGGCAAGGCTTTTATATTGAACAAATCAGCATGCAGGTGAAAGGCTCTTTTCAAAAGGATGTATTGGAAAAAAGCATGAATGTCATCATCGGCAGGTATGATATATTCCGAACCGTTTTCGTTCATGAAAAAATGAAACGTCCGGTTCAAGTCGTTTTAAAGGAAAGGTCATTTCAGGCAGAAGAAATTGATCTATCAGGACTTTCTGAAGCAGAACAAAATGAGAGAATTGAAGATTATAAACGAAAAGATAAAGAAAAAGGATTTAACCTCTCAAAAGACATTCCGATGAGAACGGCGGTTTTTAAGAAGGGGCAGGATCGTTACGAATGGGTGTGGAGCTATCATCATATTCTGCTTGACGGATGGTGCTTCGGCATTGTCGTACAGGAGCTGTTCGAAGTATACAACGCGCTCCGTGAAAACAGGCCATACAGCCTCGGGCCTGTCAGACCTTACAAAGAATATATTAAATGGCTCGAAAGCCAGGACAAACAAAAATCGCTGGTCTACTGGGAACATCATTTAGCCGGATTCGAAGGGCAGACGACATTCAGCGAACAGCGGAAAAACCCGGAGCAAGCCGGCAATCAGCCGGAAGAACTGCTGTTTACACTTCCAAAAGAAGATACAGAAGCGTTCACACAGCTAGCAAAAGCGCATCATACCACGTTGAGCACGGCGCTTCAGGCGGTGTGGTCGGTGCTGCTCAGCCGCTATCAGCGATCCCGCGATCTGATCTTCGGTACAGTTGTTTCAGGCCGCCCCGCTGACATTCAAGGTGTCGAGCACATGGTCGGTTTGTTTATCAATGTCGTCCCGAAACGGGCGACCTTTGGCCCGCAAACGACCTTTACGGAGCTGGTCGCTGATTTGCAGAAGCAGGCGCTCGAAGCTGAACCGCATCAATATGTGCCGCTCTATGAAATTCAAAGTCATATAGCAGCGCCGAACTTAATCGACCATATTATCGTTTTTGAAAATTACCCGCTGCAAGAAGCCAATAAACAGCAGAAAGAAAAAAATCTCGGCTTCACAATGGACGAGATCAGCGTTTTTGAAAAATCGAATTATGATCTGAATTTGCTTGCTTCACCGGGTGAAGAAATGATGCTGAAACTTGCATACAACCGGAATATATTCGAACCATCTTTCATCTTGCGGTTAAAAGAACAGCTTTTGACAGCCATTCGCGAGGTCATCAGAGATCCGGAGCAGCCGCTTGACGACATTTGTGTCGTTTCCAAAAAGGAAAAAGAGCGACTTCTCCATGAATTTAACGGTCAAGTCCAACGGAAGCAAATCGGCCTGACGATTCCCCAATGGTTTGAGCAATACGCTGAAGCGCTCCCGGAAAAGCCCGCGGTATCAGCGGCCGGGCGGACGCTGACATATCGGGAATTGAACGAAAAGGCGAACAAGGTCGCGCACCTTTTGCGCAAAAAGAACGTCGGCCGCGGCGAGCCCGTCGCCCTTTTGTTCCGCCGTTCGCCGGAAATGGTCATCGCGATACTCGCCGTCTTAAAAGCAGGGGGCGCCTATCTGCCGATTGACCCGGAATATCCTGAAGCACGGATTCAGTATATGCTGGAAGACAGCGGGGCTGTTTGCATGCTGACACAGGAAGAGCTTGCCGGCCGGGCGGCGTCGCTTTCTTTTCATAAGCATACGATCCTGATCGACGATCCTGCTGTGTCTGCAGAAAGCGGGAGAAACCTCGAAATCGCCGCCGAGCCGGACGACCTTGCTTATATTATGTATACGTCTGGCACAACGGGAAAACCGAAAGGCAATCTGACGACACATGCCAATATTACAAGGGTTGTAAAAGAGACAAACTACATCAGCCTTTCCGAGAAAGACACCTTGCTGTCCCTTTCAAACTATGCGTTTGACGGCTTCACATTTGATCTGTACGGCGCGCTGTTAAACGGAGCAAAGCTGGTGGTGGCCGATCAGGCGACGATTCTCCATATCGGCAAGCTGACAGAAGCGATTCAGAAGGAAAACATCACAGTCATGTTTGTGACAACGGCGCTGTTCAACTTGCTGGTTGATGCGGGAACAGGGTGGATGAAAGGGATTCGCAAAGTCCTGTTCGGCGGAGAGCGCTCATCTGTCAGCCATGTCAAGAAAGCATTTGCTGCCATGGGACCGGACAGGATCATCCATGTATACGGGCCGACGGAAACGACCGTCTTCGCGACGTTCTATCCGGTCAACCGTATGGAAGACAGCGCGGTTTCCATTCCGATCGGCAAGCCGATAAACGAAACGAATGCATACATCCTGACGGAAAATAACCGGCTTCAGCCGATTGGAGCGGTGGGTGAATTGTGTCTGAGCGGTACAGGAGTATCGCGCGGCTATTTGAACAGGCCGGAACTGACTGCGGAAAAATTCGCGCCGCATCCGTTTAACAGCGGTGAAACGATGTACAGGACGGGAGATCTGGCCCGCTGGCTGCCGGACGGCAATATCGACTTCATCGGGCGGATCGATGATCAAGTGAAAATCCGCGGACACCGGATTGAGCTCGGTGAAATCGAAGAGCAGCTGATGCGCTGCCAAGGCGTAAAGGAAGCCGTTGTAACCGCCAGGAAAAGCGGGAACGGGGATGCGGCGCTCACCGCTTATGTCGTCCCGGTGCAGGGAACTGAGGTTGCAAACGAGGAGGTTCGCCGCCAATTGGCGCGGAGGCTACCGGCTTACATGGTGCCGGCTGCGTATATCATGCTTGAAGAGCTGCCGCTTACCGCTAACGGAAAAGTCAACCGACGCCTTCTCCCTGAAGCCGATGGCCGGCCGAATTCAACAGAGCGCCGTGCACCCCGCAATGCTACGGAAGAAAAGCTTGCAGTGATTTGGTCTGAGGTTCTCGGCAGACAGCAGATCGGAATAGACGAGAACTTTTTTGAAATCGGGGGACATTCATTGAAAGCCATGGCCGTCGCCTCCCGGATGCTGAAAGATCTCGCAATCGATGTTCCGGTGAATGTGTTGTTTGAAATGCCCACAATCGAGGGCCTCGCGGCTTATATCGACCAAGGCGGCCATGTGGATGAAGTGAAAAAAACCGTCTTCAATCAGGCAAGCACCCGCCATTTGTTCGCTTTCCCGCCTGTCCTCGGATACGGCATCATGTACGGCAAGCTGGCCGAACAAATGCCGGAATACAGGATTCACGCGTTCGACTTTATAGAAAGCGATGACCGCGCTGTGCGCTATGCAGAAGCCATCTCCGACCTTCAGCCTGAAGGGCCGCTGACATTGATCGGCTATTCAGCCGGCTGCGGACTTGCCTTTGAAGTGGCGCAAGCGCTCGAAAAGAACGGACGGAAGGTCGAAAAGCTGCTGATGATCGACTCATATATGAAGAACGATGTCAGCGATTTAGAAGGGCGGTCAATTGAAGCCGATACGGCCGCCTTGATGGAAGCCAACAAGGACAATGAATATATGAAAATCAAGACGGTTGCCGATGGCATCGCTAAAAAGATGACAGCCTATTATTCTTACTTTGTCAATCTTGTCCATCAAGGAACGGTCAGCTCGGAGATTCATTTGATCAAATCAGAGCACGCAAAACCGCTCCCGGCATGGCTTTCGTTGTGGAAAGAAGGAACGGAGTCTTCATATGATGAATATCAAGGCGCTGGAAGACATGATGAAATGCTTGCGGACGGCTTTGTTAAAAGCAACGCAGATCTCATCAGACAGATTTTGGGCGAACGTGCCGCTGTAATCGGAGGTGCATGA
- a CDS encoding DMT family transporter → MNKSAYAAALLYAFIIGFSFFFVKLALTAASPVDILAHRFTVAFLAALIPLLLGWVKIAISIKDALKVLPLALFYPVMFFAFQVFGLVYTSSSEAGIIQAAIPIFTMIFAAYFLNERFTKRQFFFTVLSAAGVACIFMMKSAGTGSSDLRGAALILLSALSSAGYSVLARKMTRTFSSLELTYVTTGAGFLFFNGIAGISHMSDGTLSGFFAPFTDPVFVLSVLYLGVLSSFATSFLSNYALSKIEAAKISMFNHLATLVTILAGIIWLGESLEWFHFAGTGMIIAGIIGATMVRRENRLKKS, encoded by the coding sequence TTGAACAAATCTGCTTATGCGGCAGCTTTGCTCTATGCTTTTATCATTGGATTTTCCTTTTTCTTTGTCAAATTGGCTCTCACTGCAGCGAGTCCGGTCGACATTCTGGCCCATCGCTTTACGGTCGCTTTTTTGGCTGCGCTTATTCCCCTTCTGCTCGGATGGGTGAAGATCGCCATCAGCATAAAAGACGCACTGAAAGTGCTGCCTTTAGCATTATTTTACCCTGTCATGTTTTTTGCTTTTCAAGTTTTCGGGCTCGTCTACACGTCTTCGTCTGAAGCCGGAATCATTCAAGCGGCGATCCCGATTTTCACCATGATATTCGCCGCTTATTTTTTAAATGAGCGGTTTACGAAACGGCAATTCTTTTTTACCGTCTTGTCAGCGGCGGGGGTGGCCTGCATCTTTATGATGAAAAGTGCAGGCACCGGAAGTTCCGATTTAAGAGGGGCGGCGCTGATTTTGCTTTCGGCGCTTTCATCGGCGGGCTACAGCGTGCTCGCCAGAAAGATGACGCGAACCTTCAGCTCGCTTGAATTAACATATGTCACAACGGGAGCGGGATTTCTTTTTTTCAACGGCATCGCCGGAATCAGCCATATGTCAGACGGCACGCTGAGCGGATTTTTTGCCCCCTTCACTGATCCGGTGTTTGTTCTTTCGGTATTGTATTTAGGCGTGTTGTCATCGTTTGCGACATCATTTTTATCAAATTATGCACTGTCAAAAATAGAAGCTGCGAAAATCAGCATGTTTAATCACTTGGCGACACTGGTGACGATTTTGGCGGGGATTATATGGCTGGGAGAATCACTCGAATGGTTTCACTTCGCCGGAACGGGGATGATCATTGCCGGAATTATTGGGGCGACGATGGTTCGGCGGGAAAATCGGCTGAAAAAAAGCTGA